The following proteins come from a genomic window of Crassostrea angulata isolate pt1a10 chromosome 1, ASM2561291v2, whole genome shotgun sequence:
- the LOC128177136 gene encoding GTP-binding protein Rheb-like: protein MPAKQRRVALMGFRSVGKSSVTIQFVENHFVDSYDPTIENTFQKTLKIRGQEYSLQVIDTAGQDEYSILPQSYFVNIDGYVLVYSVNSRKSFEVVKFVYDKLLDMKGTINGVPVVLVGNKCDLATEREVPFEEGKRLADSWKVAFLETCAKEHHSVTEVFTQIILAIERAEGNNPDQKNSCVLS, encoded by the exons ATGCCAGCAAAACAGAGGAGAGTGGCTCTCATGGGCTTTAGATCGGTTG gaaAATCTTCTGTAACAATTCAGTTTGTGGAGAATCATTTTGTTGACTCCTATGATCCTACAATTGAAAATA CTTTCCAGAAGACCCTAAAAATCCGAGGACAGGAATATTCTCTACAAGTGATTGACACAGCTGGCCAG GATGAATATTCCATTTTGCCCCAGTCCTATTTTGTTAATATAGATGGATATGTGTTAGTGTATTCtgtgaattcaagaaaaag CTTCGAAGTCGTCAAATTTGTTTATGACAAACTTCTGGACATGAAAGGAACTATcaa TGGAGTACCTGTTGTGTTGGTGGGAAACAAATGTGATCTGGCAACAGAAAG AGAAGTACCATTTGAAGAGGGAAAGAGATTGGCTGACAGCTGGAAGGTGGCTTTTTTGGAGACCTGTGCGAAGGAGCATCAC AGTGTGACAGAAGTTTTCACCCAGATTATCCTGGCCATTGAGAGGGCAGAAGGAAACAACCCAGACCAGAAAAATTCATGTGTGTTATCTTGA